The following are encoded together in the Alphaproteobacteria bacterium genome:
- a CDS encoding glutathione S-transferase family protein, with protein MWLAGWLATVWLAGCGNLGSPTGAVNSPGTALTPHHPIRRQFGLSSRLRYPPRRTTVLQLYYYPDNASFAPHVCLREAGARYELVKVDRTLEAHKSPDYLKLNPSGRIPTLVDGDLVLFETAAICLYIADSHAESGLAPPSGTRERAVLHKWLFYMATTIQPELLVYHYASRYAADSAGEEAVKAGAEARLAEMFEVMDEAVVRRPFLMGESFTLLDPYLAMLCRWARELRQAPGKLGHLGPYLENIVARASVARTIEREGIEPPFL; from the coding sequence GTGTGGCTGGCCGGGTGGCTTGCCACCGTGTGGCTGGCCGGCTGCGGCAACTTAGGTTCGCCGACCGGCGCGGTCAATAGTCCCGGCACCGCACTGACGCCGCACCATCCAATCCGCCGCCAATTTGGACTATCCTCCAGGCTTCGATATCCGCCCAGGAGGACGACCGTGCTTCAGCTCTACTATTACCCCGACAACGCCAGCTTCGCCCCGCACGTCTGTTTGCGGGAGGCCGGGGCCCGGTATGAACTGGTAAAGGTCGACCGCACCTTGGAAGCCCACAAGTCACCGGACTATCTGAAGCTTAACCCCAGCGGGCGCATCCCGACGCTGGTCGATGGCGATCTGGTGCTTTTCGAAACGGCGGCGATCTGTCTCTATATTGCCGACAGCCATGCCGAAAGCGGTCTTGCTCCGCCCTCCGGCACGAGGGAGCGGGCGGTGCTGCACAAATGGCTGTTCTATATGGCCACGACGATCCAGCCGGAACTGCTGGTCTATCACTATGCCAGTCGTTATGCCGCGGACAGCGCCGGCGAAGAAGCGGTCAAAGCGGGCGCCGAAGCGCGGTTGGCGGAAATGTTCGAGGTCATGGACGAGGCCGTTGTCCGGCGGCCCTTCCTGATGGGCGAGAGCTTCACGCTGTTGGATCCCTATCTCGCCATGTTGTGCCGCTGGGCCAGAGAGCTGCGACAGGCGCCGGGCAAGCTCGGCCATCTTGGCCCCTACCTCGAAAACATAGTTGCCCGCGCCTCCGTCGCCCGGACCATCGAGCGCGAGGGAATCGAGCCGCCGTTTCTTTAA
- a CDS encoding glutathione S-transferase N-terminal domain-containing protein yields the protein MPAPTRGVEIMIKLYQFPPGWGLPSYSPFCLKLETWLRLTALPYEVVDEPDPRKGPKAKLPYIDDGGTVLGDSGLIIDYISRPSTPSTSMPTWSRAGAAWPRRWATSSRTAFIGAPSSIRAGPSRPTGKSSSRSTSPPCPPPCVR from the coding sequence ATGCCTGCACCCACCCGAGGGGTCGAGATCATGATCAAGCTCTATCAGTTTCCGCCCGGCTGGGGGCTGCCCAGCTACAGCCCCTTTTGTCTCAAGCTCGAAACCTGGTTGCGCCTGACCGCCCTGCCCTACGAGGTGGTGGATGAGCCCGATCCCCGCAAGGGGCCCAAGGCAAAGCTGCCCTACATCGACGACGGCGGCACGGTGCTGGGCGATTCGGGGCTGATCATCGATTATATCTCTCGGCCCAGTACGCCGTCGACCTCGATGCCCACCTGGAGCCGCGCCGGCGCGGCCTGGCCCAGGCGCTGGGCCACCTCTTCGAGGACGGCCTTTATTGGAGCGCCATCGTCTATCCGCGCTGGGCCATCGAGGCCAACTGGCAAATCGTCAAGCCGGAGTACTTCGCCGCCCTGCCCGCCCCCTTGCGTCCGCTGA
- a CDS encoding glutathione S-transferase C-terminal domain-containing protein — MRPLIAALARRSTLGSLRSQGVGRHSAAEVAAMGCRDIAAVADLLGEQDFMLGDQPSGIDATAYAFLAAILAVPIETPVRQRLRQSENLTAYCRRLREHCFPGENAV, encoded by the coding sequence TTGCGTCCGCTGATCGCCGCCCTGGCACGGCGCAGTACGCTCGGCAGCCTCAGGAGCCAGGGCGTCGGCCGCCACTCGGCCGCCGAAGTGGCGGCCATGGGGTGTCGCGATATCGCTGCCGTGGCCGACCTGCTGGGGGAACAAGACTTCATGCTGGGCGATCAGCCCTCGGGCATCGACGCTACGGCCTATGCCTTTTTGGCCGCCATCCTGGCGGTACCGATCGAAACCCCGGTACGCCAGCGCCTGCGGCAAAGCGAGAACCTGACGGCCTATTGCCGGCGCCTGCGCGAGCACTGTTTTCCTGGTGAGAATGCGGTTTAG
- the tgt gene encoding tRNA guanosine(34) transglycosylase Tgt, whose product MSGIGFEVRASDGSARLGHLDTAHGSVATPAFMPVGTAATVKAMAPEAVRQTGAEMVLANTYHLMLQPTAERIAGLGGLHVFMNWPGPILTDSGGFQVMSLAKLRRLGESGVSLRSHLDGSSHELTPERAIEIQALLGSDIAMVLDECTPYPASEDEAAKSMRLSLRWAERCLAASRPAPGQGLFGIVQGSTYAELRAESAAGLIELGFDGYAIGGLAVGEGQAEMFRVLEAGVPHLPADRPRYLMGVGKPADIVGAVGRGVDMFDCVLPTRSGRTGQAFTAHGALNIRNARHRDDSRPLEEACSCAACASYSRAYLHHLFRAKEMLGPMLLTEHNLTYYQRLMAGLRAAIEAGRFAEFTREFTEFQAAGDIPPIQGL is encoded by the coding sequence ATGAGCGGCATCGGATTCGAGGTACGGGCTAGCGACGGCTCGGCCCGCCTGGGGCATCTCGATACCGCCCACGGCAGCGTTGCTACCCCCGCCTTCATGCCCGTCGGCACCGCCGCCACGGTCAAGGCCATGGCCCCCGAGGCGGTGCGCCAGACGGGCGCCGAGATGGTGCTGGCCAACACCTATCACCTGATGCTGCAGCCCACGGCCGAGCGCATTGCCGGGCTCGGCGGGCTGCACGTCTTCATGAATTGGCCGGGGCCCATTCTCACCGATTCCGGCGGTTTTCAGGTCATGTCACTGGCCAAGCTGCGCCGGCTGGGTGAAAGCGGCGTTAGTCTCCGTTCTCACCTCGACGGCTCGAGCCACGAGCTCACGCCCGAACGCGCCATCGAAATCCAGGCGCTGTTGGGCTCCGACATCGCCATGGTGCTGGACGAGTGCACGCCCTATCCGGCCAGCGAGGACGAGGCGGCCAAGTCCATGCGGCTCTCGCTGCGCTGGGCCGAGCGCTGCCTGGCTGCCAGCCGGCCGGCCCCGGGGCAGGGCCTTTTCGGCATCGTCCAGGGCAGCACCTATGCCGAGCTGCGGGCCGAATCGGCGGCCGGGCTGATCGAGCTCGGCTTCGACGGCTACGCCATCGGCGGCCTTGCCGTCGGCGAGGGCCAGGCCGAGATGTTTCGCGTGCTCGAGGCCGGCGTGCCGCATTTGCCGGCGGATCGGCCGCGCTATCTCATGGGCGTGGGCAAGCCCGCCGACATCGTCGGTGCCGTGGGCCGCGGCGTCGACATGTTCGATTGCGTACTGCCGACGCGTTCGGGCCGTACCGGTCAGGCCTTCACGGCCCATGGTGCGCTCAACATCCGCAACGCCCGTCACCGCGACGATTCCCGGCCGCTCGAGGAAGCTTGCTCCTGTGCCGCCTGCGCCAGCTATTCCCGGGCCTATCTGCATCACCTCTTCCGAGCCAAGGAGATGCTCGGGCCGATGCTGCTGACGGAACATAACTTGACCTATTACCAGCGCCTGATGGCGGGGCTGCGGGCGGCCATCGAGGCCGGGCGGTTCGCCGAATTCACGCGGGAATTCACCGAATTCCAGGCGGCGGGCGACATACCGCCAATTCAGGGACTGTGA
- the queA gene encoding tRNA preQ1(34) S-adenosylmethionine ribosyltransferase-isomerase QueA: MRVELFDFELPSELIAERPLERRDQARLLHVGEAFEDRLVSDLPGLLHPGDVLVLNDTKVIPARLRGSRQAARGTARIEVTLHKPAPEPDTWEAFARPAKRLRPGDVVRFPGPDGAGGLSAEVIERRGGEVRLRFDRPAAELPAVLEQFGEMPLPPYLGRPGDERDRADYQTVYARRPGAVAAPTAGLHFTAELLVALEAKGIEEQRLTLHVGGGTFLPVSSEDTEDHVMHAEWGEIAAPAAAAISAARAEGRRIVAVGTTVLRLLESVASAGGLRPWAGQTDIFIVPGYRFQVVDVLLTNFHLPRSTLFMLVSAFAGRERMLAAYAHAMAQRYRFYSYGDCCLLERNS; the protein is encoded by the coding sequence ATGCGTGTCGAGCTTTTCGATTTCGAACTGCCGTCGGAGCTGATCGCCGAACGGCCGCTGGAGCGCCGCGACCAGGCGCGCCTGTTGCACGTGGGGGAGGCGTTCGAAGACCGGTTGGTTTCGGACCTGCCGGGGCTTTTGCATCCCGGCGACGTGCTGGTGCTCAACGACACCAAAGTCATACCGGCCCGGCTTCGCGGCAGCCGCCAGGCCGCCCGGGGCACCGCCCGCATCGAGGTGACACTGCACAAACCGGCTCCCGAGCCCGACACCTGGGAGGCTTTCGCGCGGCCGGCCAAGCGCCTGAGGCCTGGGGATGTGGTGCGATTCCCGGGACCGGATGGGGCTGGCGGGCTTTCCGCCGAGGTGATTGAGCGGCGCGGGGGCGAAGTCCGGCTCAGGTTCGATCGCCCCGCCGCCGAACTGCCGGCAGTGCTGGAACAATTCGGCGAGATGCCACTACCACCCTACCTCGGCCGGCCCGGCGACGAGCGCGACCGGGCCGACTACCAGACCGTCTATGCCCGCCGGCCCGGCGCCGTGGCGGCACCGACGGCGGGGCTCCACTTCACGGCCGAATTGCTGGTTGCCCTGGAGGCAAAGGGCATCGAAGAGCAGCGCTTGACCCTGCATGTCGGTGGCGGCACCTTCCTGCCGGTGAGCAGCGAAGACACCGAGGACCACGTCATGCACGCCGAATGGGGCGAGATCGCCGCCCCGGCCGCCGCCGCCATCAGCGCCGCCCGGGCCGAGGGCCGGCGCATCGTGGCGGTGGGCACGACGGTGCTGAGGCTGCTGGAGAGCGTCGCTTCGGCCGGCGGCTTGCGGCCCTGGGCTGGTCAAACCGACATCTTCATCGTGCCCGGATACCGCTTTCAGGTCGTCGACGTCTTGCTGACTAATTTTCACCTGCCGCGGTCTACGCTGTTCATGCTGGTTTCGGCCTTCGCCGGGCGTGAGCGCATGCTGGCCGCCTACGCCCACGCCATGGCCCAGCGCTACCGGTTCTATTCCTATGGCGATTGCTGTCTTTTGGAGCGGAATTCATGA
- a CDS encoding peptidylprolyl isomerase produces MVRHFILAALAALILGAGNVDAAEPENTLYLDLEYGRVVIEMRPDLAPGHVARIKELVRQGFYDGVVFHRVIEGFMAQTGDPTGTGSGGSGQRLKAEFNDEPHVRGTLSMARTRSPDSADSQFFIVFEAAPFLDRQYTVWGQVSEGMEFVDKIKKGSKSDNGSVEDPDHIVRLQVAADAKD; encoded by the coding sequence ATGGTGCGGCACTTCATTCTGGCGGCCCTGGCCGCTTTGATACTGGGAGCAGGCAACGTGGATGCGGCGGAACCGGAAAACACGCTTTATCTCGACCTTGAATACGGCCGCGTGGTTATCGAAATGCGGCCCGATCTGGCGCCCGGCCATGTCGCCCGCATCAAGGAGTTGGTGCGCCAGGGCTTTTATGACGGCGTTGTTTTTCACCGCGTCATCGAAGGCTTCATGGCCCAGACCGGCGATCCCACGGGCACCGGTTCGGGGGGCTCGGGCCAGCGCCTGAAGGCCGAATTCAACGACGAGCCCCACGTTCGCGGCACCCTTTCCATGGCCCGCACCCGCAGCCCCGACAGTGCCGACAGCCAGTTCTTCATCGTCTTCGAAGCGGCCCCCTTCCTCGACCGCCAGTACACGGTCTGGGGCCAGGTCAGCGAGGGCATGGAGTTCGTCGACAAGATCAAGAAGGGCTCCAAGTCGGACAACGGCAGCGTCGAGGACCCCGACCACATCGTGCGTCTGCAGGTGGCCGCCGACGCCAAGGATTAG
- the coaD gene encoding pantetheine-phosphate adenylyltransferase, producing the protein MAKRRTGVYPGTFDPITNGHLDLITRATRVVDHLVVGVAANLEKAPMFDVAERQAMVCSEIEHLNGHNGTTIEVRTFDNLLMHFVTDVGASIIVRGLRAVSDFEFEFQMVGMNARLNADVETIFLMASENNHFIASSLVKVIARLDGDVSSFVPRNIDEKLRHRAADERAKGSAS; encoded by the coding sequence GTGGCCAAGCGGCGAACCGGCGTCTACCCCGGCACCTTCGATCCCATCACCAACGGCCACCTGGACCTGATTACCCGGGCCACCAGGGTGGTCGATCACCTGGTGGTGGGCGTTGCCGCCAATCTGGAAAAGGCACCCATGTTCGATGTGGCCGAACGCCAGGCCATGGTGTGCTCCGAGATCGAACACCTGAACGGCCACAACGGCACTACCATCGAGGTCCGGACCTTCGACAATCTGCTCATGCATTTCGTCACCGATGTCGGTGCCTCCATCATCGTGCGTGGCTTGCGGGCGGTTTCCGACTTCGAATTCGAGTTTCAGATGGTAGGCATGAACGCGCGCCTCAACGCCGACGTCGAGACCATCTTTCTCATGGCCTCGGAGAACAACCATTTCATCGCCTCGAGCCTGGTCAAGGTCATCGCCCGCCTGGACGGCGACGTCAGTTCCTTCGTGCCCAGGAACATCGACGAAAAGCTGCGCCACCGGGCGGCCGACGAACGTGCCAAAGGCTCGGCATCCTGA